A portion of the Glycine max cultivar Williams 82 chromosome 10, Glycine_max_v4.0, whole genome shotgun sequence genome contains these proteins:
- the LOC100788778 gene encoding uncharacterized protein produces the protein MFGCNSLCWDSSVPEFTDPDPLPFSLPSPLPQWPQGGSFASGRICLGEIEVIKVNNFEKVWRCTSLNGKSLGFTFYRPLEIPEGFFCLGYYCQSNHQPLRGYVLVARETSFDASVLESPALEKPLNYSLIWSLDSHDECVYFWLPNPPTGYKAMGIVVTSSPKEPEVEEVRCVRDDLTETCETSDLLLTVKSKYAKDSFQVWNTQPCDRGMLARGVDVGTFFCGSTYFDSEQVVDIMCLKNLDSSLHAMPNQNQIHALIQHYGPTVYFHPDEKYLPSSVQWFFKNGAVLHAAGNKKGIAIDYQGSNLPSGGTNDGAFWIDLPTDGDARNNLKKGNIESAELYVHVKPALGGAFTDIVMWVFCPFNGPATLKVALMNIEMSKIGEHVGDWEHFTLRISNFTGELWSVYFSQHSGGGWIHAFDLEFNKGNKPIVYSSKDGHASFPHPGTYLQGSSKLGIGVRNDAAQSKFIVDSSVKYQIVAAEYLGEGVITEPCWLQYMREWGPTVVYDSRSEIEKIINLLPLFVRFSVENLFELFPTELYGEEGPTGPKEKDNWLGDEYC, from the exons atgTTTGGGTGCAATAGTTTATGCTGGGATTCTTCTGTCCCTGAATTCACTGACCCTGATCCTCTTCCCTTCTCTCTGCCTTCGCCCCTTCCTCAATGGCCACAAG GTGGTAGTTTTGCAAGTGGAAGAATATGCCTTGGAGAAATAGAAGTTATAAAAGTAAACAATTTTGAGAAGGTTTGGAGATGCACAAGTTTGAATGGGAAATCGCTTGGTTTCACATTTTATAGACCTTTGGAAATTCCTGAAGGCTTTTTCTGCCTTGGTTACTACTGCCAGTCCAATCACCAGCCATTGAGAGGATATGTTCTTGTGGCCCGTGAAACTAGTTTCGATGCCTCCGTGTTAGAATCTCCTGCTCTGGAAAAGCCACTTAACTACTCGTTAATATGGAGCCTGGATTCACATGATGAGTGTGTTTACTTTTGGTTGCCAAACCCTCCAACAGGTTATAAAGCCATGGGCATAGTAGTTACTAGCAGTCCTAAGGAACCTGAAGTTGAAGAAGTTAGATGCGTGCGAGATGATCTCACAGAAACTTGTGAGACTTCTGATCTGTTACTGACTGTAAAGTCAAAATATGCAAAAGATTCATTTCAGGTTTGGAACACACAACCCTGTGATAGAGGTATGTTAGCTAGAGGTGTAGATGTTGGGACATTCTTCTGTGGCAGTACCTATTTTGATTCTGAGCAAGTGGTGGATATCATGTGCTTgaagaatcttgattcttccttgCATGCGATGCCAAATCAGAACCAGATTCATGCACTTATTCAGCATTATGGTCCCACTGTATACTTCCATCCTGATGAGAAGTACTTGCCATCATCAGTGCAATGGTTTTTTAAGAATGGAGCAGTTTTGCATGCAGCAGGCAATAAGAAAGGTATAGCTATAGATTATCAGGGCTCAAATTTACCTAGTGGAGGAACAAATGATGGTGCATTTTGGATTGATTTGCCTACTGATGGAGATGCAAGAAACAATCTAAAGAAGGGAAACATAGAGAGTGCTGAACTCTATGTTCATGTGAAACCTGCATTGGGAGGAGCCTTTACTGATATTGTGATGTGGGTTTTTTGCCCCTTCAATGGACCTGCCACCCttaaagtggcattgatgaacATTGAGATGAGCAAGATAGGAGAACACGTAGGTGATTGGGAGCACTTTACCCTTCGTATAAGCAACTTCACCGGAGAGCTATGGTCTGTTTACTTCTCTCAGCATAGTGGAGGAGGATGGATACATGCATTTGATCTGGAGTTTAATAAGGGGAATAAGCCAATTGTTTATTCATCAAAAGATGGCCATGCTAGCTTCCCTCATCCCGGGACGTACCTTCAGGGATCATCCAAACTAGGAATTGGAGTACGCAATGATGCAGCTCAAAGCAAATTTATTGTGGATTCGAGTGTCAAATATCAGATTGTTGCGGCCGAGTATCTTGGTGAAGGAGTCATTACAGAACCATGTTGGTTGCAGTATATGAGAGAGTGGGGTCCTACCGTTGTATATGATTCACGGTCTGAGATAGAGAAGATAATAAATCTGCTTCCACTATTTGTTAGATTTTCTGTGGAGAACTTATTTGAACTATTTCCAACTGAGCTTTATGGTGAGGAGGGGCCAACTGGTCCAAAGGAGAAGGATAACTGGCTAGGAGATGAATATTGCTAG
- the LOC100795448 gene encoding uncharacterized protein, whose translation MSMLASPFQLLELNIISAQDLAPVSKSIKAYAVAWLNPERKLTTQIDPNGQNNPTWNEKFVFRVDDDFLTSDESLIIIEIYASAWLRDILIGTVTVLASNLLPRSINTRKSKIRFVALQVRRPSGRPQGILNIGVNLVDSTMRSMPMYSELSASAVGYWDVMDPKKPKLQQNETNNNDSSCKLLTLQRSQSEKNDSTINDYAYNCSKENGYDEGGDDCQGSEVGMPMAKKGVIMNMNGSLCSDVGPSPSVVAAAIAKGLYPLPMMTAPRKPGNLVFQDWPEERGGLTAVYDHLGKNNENKKVRHVHSIPKGKGQKHRKGSSDGGLFSCFGTAMGCEFSITCGGGHGNRKKRYEGGSKAPPTAESELTYDESYI comes from the coding sequence ATGTCTATGCTAGCTTCCCCCTTCCAGCTCCTGGAACTGAACATCATATCCGCCCAAGACCTTGCACCCGTCTCCAAATCCATCAAAGCCTACGCAGTGGCATGGCTTAACCCGGAGCGCAAGCTAACCACCCAAATAGACCCCAACGGCCAAAACAACCCTACCTGGAACGAGAAATTCGTCTTCCGCGTCGACGACGACTTCCTCACCTCCGACGAATCCCTCATCATCATTGAAATCTACGCCTCCGCCTGGCTTCGTGACATCCTCATCGGCACCGTCACCGTCCTCGCCTCCAACCTCCTCCCCCGCTCCATCAATACCCGCAAATCAAAGATCCGCTTCGTCGCCTTGCAGGTTCGTCGCCCCTCCGGTCGCCCCCAAGGGATCCTCAACATCGGAGTCAACCTCGTTGACTCCACCATGAGAAGCATGCCCATGTATTCCGAACTCAGCGCCTCCGCTGTTGGCTATTGGGACGTAATGGACCCCAAGAAACCGAAACTGCAGCAAaatgaaactaataataatgattCCAGTTGCAAGCTCTTGACGCTGCAACGCTCTCAGAGCGAGAAGAATGACTCAACCATCAATGATTATGCGTATAACTGTTCGAAAGAAAACGGTTACGACGAAGGCGGGGATGATTGCCAGGGTTCGGAGGTTGGGATGCCGATGGCAAAAAAAGGAGTGATTATGAACATGAACGGGTCGCTCTGCTCGGACGTGGGGCCCTCGCCGTCGGTGGTGGCGGCGGCTATAGCGAAGGGGTTGTATCCGCTGCCGATGATGACGGCGCCGCGGAAGCCGGGGAACTTGGTATTTCAGGATTGGCCGGAGGAGCGTGGTGGGTTGACGGCGGTGTACGATCACCTAGGGAAGAATAATGAGAATAAGAAGGTGAGGCATGTGCATAGTATTCCGAAGGGGAAAGGTCAGAAGCATAGAAAGGGTAGTAGTGATGGTGGGTTGTTTTCGTGTTTTGGGACTGCGATGGGGTGTGAGTTTTCTATTACTTGCGGAGGGGGTCATGGGAACAGGAAGAAGAGGTACGAGGGTGGTAGCAAGGCTCCTCCCACTGCAGAGTCTGAACTCACCTATGATGAATCCTATATTTGA
- the LOC100795973 gene encoding plasmodesmata-located protein 2: MDVSHSTILISFTFLLFLPSSKPVSDYSTLVYKTCASQTFNDQLLSQTLNSLFQQLIAQSSQHKFFKTTEAVSDDTAISGLFQCRDDISKEDCFSCVNLLPQMSNTLCSESISARVQLDGCYIHYETEELPEPETKSESKSRNLIIHNECGEPVVDYIKFKELMDEAFVNLESGILNSNGYYAMNYKSVKLMAQCEGDSDICDCSNCVSDAVQVAKEECGTPLSARIYLDKCFISYYNIPRNFVPGARRNNNTEKLAAIIVGGAATLFLGFAFLSLLNSRFRKDDYE, translated from the exons ATGGATGTTTCCCATTCCACAATCCTCATCAGTTTCACTTTCTTGCTATTCCTACCTTCTTCCAAACCAGTTTCCGATTATAGCACATTAGTCTACAAAACCTGTGCAAGCCAAACCTTCAACGACCAATTATTATCTCAAACACTCAACTCTCTGTTCCAACAACTCATCGCACAATCCTCCCAACACAAGTTCTTCAAAACCACGGAAGCCGTTAGCGACGACACAGCCATCTCCGGCCTTTTCCAATGTAGAGATGATATCAGCAAAGAAGATTGTTTCAGCTGCGTAAACTTGCTGCCTCAGATGTCAAACACCTTGTGCAGTGAATCCATATCAGCACGGGTTCAGCTTGACGGTTGCTACATTCACTACGAGACAGAGGAACTTCCCGAACCAGAAACAAAAAGTGAATCTAAAAgtagaaatttgattattcacaATGAGTGTGGGGAACCGGTTGTGGATTATATCAAGTTTAAAGAGTTGATGGACGAGGCGTTTGTGAATCTGGAAAGTGGGATCCTAAACAGTAATGGGTACTATGCAATGAACTATAAATCAGTGAAATTGATGGCGCAGTGTGAAGGGGATTCAGATATTTGTGACTGTAGCAATTGCGTGAGCGATGCAGTGCAGGTTGCAAAGGAAGAATGCGGAACTCCACTTTCGGCACGAATATATCTTGACAAGTGTTTCATAAGCTACTATAACATTCCTCGCAACTTTGTCCCAG GAGCAAGAAGAAATAACAACACCGAAAAGTTGGCAGCAATAATTGTTGGAGGGGCCGCAACTCTGTTTTTGGGTTTTGCTTTTTTATCACTGCTTAACTCTCGGTTTAGAAAAGACGATTATGAATAG
- the LOC100796495 gene encoding histone-lysine N-methyltransferase SUVR4, translating to MKSIEEKYLKAHMIVEPQSSMVKLLDDLCGSYLKLGLSLSPNGSTSKFANSRNVTCLPLQTVTEDDKNSFHFLDDITKGSENVKISLLDETGSEDVPQFNYIPYNVIYQDANVNISLARIADEGCCADCAGDCLSLSLPCACSQETGGEFAYTPRGLLKDDFLKACMSMKLEPLDHHFVYCQECPLERSRNDIVPEPCKGHLVRKFIKECWRKCGCDMQCGNRVVQRGLRCKLQVFLTQEGKGWGVRTLEDLPKGCFVCEYAGEILTNTELYERIMQKSGNDRHTYPVTLDADWGSEGVLKDEEALCLDATYNGNVARFINHRCCFKIQQPYFLCTM from the exons ATGAAATCCATTGAGGAGAAATACCTGAAGGCTCACATGATAGTCGAGCCTCAATCATCTATGGTGAAGCTATTAGATGATTTATGTGGAAGTTACTTGAAGCTGGGCTTGAGTTTAAGTCCAAACGGGTCAACTTCCAAGTTTGCTAATTCACGCAATGTGACATGTCTGCCACTGCAAACTGTTACTGAAGATGACAAGAATTCCTTTCACTTTCTTGATGACATAACAAAAGGTTCAGAGAATGTTAAAATATCATTGTTAGATGAAACTGGAAGTGAGGACGTGCCACAGTTTAATTACATACCCTATaatgtaatatatcaagatgctaacgTAAATATTTCACTTGCTCGTATTGCGGATGAGGGTTGCTGTGCTGATTGTGCTGGCGACTGTCTTTCCTTATCACTTCCTTGTGCATGTTCTCAAGAAACAGGTGGAGAGTTTGCTTACACTCCACGAGGCTTGTTgaaagatgattttttaaaagcttGCATGTCTATGAAATTGGAACCTCTAGATCATCATTTTGTGTATTGCCAAGAATGTCCATTGGAGAGGTCTAGGAATGACATCGTTCCCGAACCATGCAAGGGACATCTGGTTAGGAAGTTTATCAAGGAATGCTGGAGGAAATGTGGTTGTGACATGCAGTGTGGAAATCGGGTAGTGCAACGGGGTTTAAGATGTAAATTGCAG GTGTTTTTGACTCAAGAAGGAAAGGGATGGGGCGTCAGAACACTAGAAGATTTGCCTAAGGGATGTTTTGTATGTGAATATGCAGGGGAAATATTAACCAATACAGAATTATATGAAAGGATTATGCAGAAAAGCGGCAATGACAGACATACATATCCTGTAACCCTTGATGCAGATTGGGGCTCGGAAGGGGTGTTAAAGGATGAGGAGGCACTATGCTTAGATGCAACGTATAATGGAAATGTTGCAAGGTTTATCAATCATAGGTGctgtttcaaaattcagcaaCCATATTTTTTATGCACGATGTAA